A window from Hemicordylus capensis ecotype Gifberg chromosome 2, rHemCap1.1.pri, whole genome shotgun sequence encodes these proteins:
- the HMCES gene encoding abasic site processing protein HMCES isoform X1: MCGRTAVTLGAEGLRRACEYHDNQGRRMHPEWKNADKYSPSYNKSPQSNSPVLLSRQHFEKDVSSSERILVAMRWGLVPAWFKEADPSKMQYNTSNCRSDTMMEKLSYKGPLVKGKRCVVLADGYYEWQQCNGQKQPYFIYFPQAEQKRFNKPDVEENEDSDGRRLLTMAGIFDCWEPLSGGETLYSYTIITVDASKSISSIHHRMPAILDGDEAVRKWLDFAEVPTEEALALIHPTENLLFHPVSTIVNNSRNNTPECLVPVELDLKKEARVNASSKVMLNWLNGSPKKKEKDDLPRWSSQFIQTAATKRTSANIMHQWLKKEEGEPSAKQSKTSVTF, encoded by the exons ATGTGTGGACGCACAGCTGTTACTCTGGGAGCTGAGGGTCTCCGCCGTGCTTGTGAGTACCATGATAATCAAGGGAGGAGAATGCACCCTGAATGGAAAAATGCTGACAAATATAGTCCGTCCTACAATAAGAGCCCACAATCTAACAGCCCTGTGCTTCTTTCTCGACAACACTTTGAAAAG GATGTCAGTTCTTCTGAACGTATTCTTGTAGCCATGCGTTGGGGGCTGGTTCCAGCCTGGTTCAAGGAAGCTGACCCATCGAAAATGCAGTATAACACTTCCAATTGTCGCAGTGATACCATGATGGAGAAACTCTCCTACAAG GGACCTCTTGTCAAAGGCAAACGTTGTGTGGTGCTGGCTGATGGCTACTATGAATGGCAACAGTGCAATGGACAGAAGCAACCCTATTTCATTTATTTCCCTCAGGCAGAACAAAAAAGG ttcaacaaaCCAGATGTGGAGGAGAACGAAGATTCAGATGGCCGGAGGTTACTCACCATGGCTGGTATCTTTGATTGCTGGGAGCCCCTCAGTGGAGGAGAAACACTGTACAGCTATACCATCATCACAGTAGATGCTTCTAAAAGCATAAGCTCCATCCATCACAG GATGCCAGCCATCTTGGATGGAGATGAGGCTGTTAGAAAATGGCTGGATTTTGCAGAAGTACCCACAGAGGAAGCCCTTGCACTTATCCATCCCACAGAGAACCTTCTCTTCCACCCAGTCTCAACCATAGTGAACAACTCCCGAAACAATACACCAGAATGCCTTGTACCTGTTGAACTGGATCTCAAGAAA GAGGCCAGAGTAAATGCAAGTAGCAAAGTGATGTTGAATTGGTTAAATGGATCTcccaagaaaaaggaaaaagatgaCTTACCAAGATGGTCCAGCCAGTTCATCCAGACAGCAGCAACCAAGAGAACCAGTGCAAATATAATGCACCAGTGGCTCAAGAAGGAAGAGGGGGAACCTTCTGCAAAGCAGTCAAAAACATCAGTGACCTTTTAA
- the HMCES gene encoding abasic site processing protein HMCES isoform X2 gives MIIKGGECTLNGKMLTNIVRPTIRAHNLTALCFFLDNTLKRYYFSRFLSALSKDVSSSERILVAMRWGLVPAWFKEADPSKMQYNTSNCRSDTMMEKLSYKGPLVKGKRCVVLADGYYEWQQCNGQKQPYFIYFPQAEQKRFNKPDVEENEDSDGRRLLTMAGIFDCWEPLSGGETLYSYTIITVDASKSISSIHHRMPAILDGDEAVRKWLDFAEVPTEEALALIHPTENLLFHPVSTIVNNSRNNTPECLVPVELDLKKEARVNASSKVMLNWLNGSPKKKEKDDLPRWSSQFIQTAATKRTSANIMHQWLKKEEGEPSAKQSKTSVTF, from the exons ATGATAATCAAGGGAGGAGAATGCACCCTGAATGGAAAAATGCTGACAAATATAGTCCGTCCTACAATAAGAGCCCACAATCTAACAGCCCTGTGCTTCTTTCTCGACAACACTTTGAAAAG ATACTATTTTTCAAGATTTCTTTCTGCTTTATCAAAGGATGTCAGTTCTTCTGAACGTATTCTTGTAGCCATGCGTTGGGGGCTGGTTCCAGCCTGGTTCAAGGAAGCTGACCCATCGAAAATGCAGTATAACACTTCCAATTGTCGCAGTGATACCATGATGGAGAAACTCTCCTACAAG GGACCTCTTGTCAAAGGCAAACGTTGTGTGGTGCTGGCTGATGGCTACTATGAATGGCAACAGTGCAATGGACAGAAGCAACCCTATTTCATTTATTTCCCTCAGGCAGAACAAAAAAGG ttcaacaaaCCAGATGTGGAGGAGAACGAAGATTCAGATGGCCGGAGGTTACTCACCATGGCTGGTATCTTTGATTGCTGGGAGCCCCTCAGTGGAGGAGAAACACTGTACAGCTATACCATCATCACAGTAGATGCTTCTAAAAGCATAAGCTCCATCCATCACAG GATGCCAGCCATCTTGGATGGAGATGAGGCTGTTAGAAAATGGCTGGATTTTGCAGAAGTACCCACAGAGGAAGCCCTTGCACTTATCCATCCCACAGAGAACCTTCTCTTCCACCCAGTCTCAACCATAGTGAACAACTCCCGAAACAATACACCAGAATGCCTTGTACCTGTTGAACTGGATCTCAAGAAA GAGGCCAGAGTAAATGCAAGTAGCAAAGTGATGTTGAATTGGTTAAATGGATCTcccaagaaaaaggaaaaagatgaCTTACCAAGATGGTCCAGCCAGTTCATCCAGACAGCAGCAACCAAGAGAACCAGTGCAAATATAATGCACCAGTGGCTCAAGAAGGAAGAGGGGGAACCTTCTGCAAAGCAGTCAAAAACATCAGTGACCTTTTAA